A region of Vitis riparia cultivar Riparia Gloire de Montpellier isolate 1030 chromosome 12, EGFV_Vit.rip_1.0, whole genome shotgun sequence DNA encodes the following proteins:
- the LOC117925990 gene encoding anthocyanidin 3-O-glucosyltransferase 7-like: MEHDEGFHIFSSQLFGQFVCLSSSFKQILTNIFKNYASMDQHIGVLAFPFTSHPQTLLGLVRRLAFAAPHTKFSFFSTANSNAFLFSTQSADGLNNVKPYDVADGVPEGHVLSGNPEEVVGFFLKGAVGNFRQAMEVAVADTARKISCLVTDAFLWFGADMAEEMGVPWVPFWIAGLSALSVHFHTDAIRQKIGLNGHEEQTLDFIPGLSAMRVRDLPEGIVSGDLDSAPSRMLHKMGLLLPRATAVIANSVEELNPIVATDLMSKLPKLLCLAPPTPSSQPASNPDTSSCLSWLDKQKAKTVAYISFGSILSPSPDELVALTEALEATGVPFLWSIKDNAKKNLPKGFLEMTSGKGKVVPWAPQMQVLKHPSVGVHVTHSGWNSVMESIAGEVPMICRPFFADNSLNCRAVEDVWGIGVGIEGGVFTKSGLVSALEQVLLGEGKKMREKIGVLKELCRKADEPNGSSSQNFNTLLELVTKFQMDSSAN; the protein is encoded by the exons ATGGAACATGATGAAG GCTTCCACATATTTTCAAGTCAGCTGTTTGGACAATTTGTTTGTCTATCTTCTTCATTCAAACAGATCCTCACCAATATCTTCAAAAACTACGCCTCCATGGACCAACACATTGGTGTCTTGGCCTTCCCCTTCACCTCCCATCCTCAAACCCTGCTCGGACTTGTCCGCAGGCTCGCATTTGCAGCGCCCCACACAAAGTTCTCCTTCTTCAGTACCGCAAACTCCAATGCCTTCCTCTTCTCCACCCAAAGCGCCGATGGCCTTAATAATGTTAAACCCTACGACGTGGCGGATGGGGTGCCGGAGGGCCATGTGCTTTCCGGGAACCCTGAAGAGGTTGTTGGGTTTTTCTTGAAGGGGGCGGTTGGGAACTTTAGGCAGGCTATGGAAGTGGCGGTGGCGGATACCGCGAGGAAGATTAGCTGCTTGGTCACCGATGCGTTTTTATGGTTTGGTGCGGATATGGCCGAGGAAATGGGGGTTCCATGGGTGCCGTTTTGGATAGCTGGCCTTTCTGCTCTCTCTGTCCACTTTCATACTGATGCCATAAGGCAAAAAATAGGACTTAATG GGCATGAAGAACAAACCCTTGACTTCATTCCAGGATTGTCAGCAATGCGGGTTAGAGACTTACCTGAAGGAATAGTTTCCGGGGACCTAGATTCTGCCCCCTCACGCATGCTGCATAAAATGGGGCTCTTGCTGCCACGAGCAACTGCAGTTATCGCAAACTCCGTTGAAGAGCTAAACCCCATAGTTGCAACCGATCTCATGTCCAAGCTCCCAAAGCTTCTATGCTTGGCTCCTCCTACCCCATCATCACAACCAGCATCCAATCCCGATACGAGCAGCTGCCTCTCATGGTTGGACAAGCAGAAAGCAAAGACAGTAGCATATATCAGCTTTGGAAGCATATTATCCCCATCCCCAGATGAGTTAGTAGCACTAACAGAAGCCCTAGAAGCAACTGGGGTGCCATTCCTTTGGTCAATTAAAGACAACGCAAAGAAAAATTTGCCAAAAGGGTTTCTAGAGATGACAAGCGGAAAGGGAAAAGTAGTTCCCTGGGCTCCTCAGATGCAAGTTCTGAAACACCCTTCAGTTGGAGTGCATGTGACGCATAGTGGTTGGAACTCAGTTATGGAGAGCATTGCAGGCGAGGTGCCCATGATCTGCAGGCCATTCTTTGCGGATAATAGTCTCAACTGTCGAGCAGTGGAGGATGTATGGGGGATTGGTGTGGGAATTGAGGGCGGAGTCTTCACAAAAAGTGGATTAGTGAGTGCCCTGGAACAAGTTTTGTTAGgcgaaggaaagaaaatgagagaaaaaattgGAGTACTCAAAGAGCTTTGTAGGAAGGCTGATGAACCAAATGGGAGTTCAtctcaaaatttcaatactTTGCTAGAGCTTGTCACAAAATTTCAGATGGATTCATCTGCCAACTAG